One segment of Panicum virgatum strain AP13 chromosome 1K, P.virgatum_v5, whole genome shotgun sequence DNA contains the following:
- the LOC120667271 gene encoding L-lactate dehydrogenase A-like yields the protein MKKASSLSELGFDAGDASSGFFRPVADGGGATPTAHRRRLTKVSVIGAGNVGMAIAQTILTRDLADEIALVDALPDKLRGEMLDLQHAAAFLPRTRLVSDTDLAVTRGSDLAIVTAGARQIPGESRLNLLQRNVALFRKIVPAVAEHSPEALLLIVANPVDVLTYVAWKLSGFPASRVIGSGTNLDSSRFRFLLAEHLDVNAQDVQAYMVGEHGDSSVAVWSSVSVAGMPVLKSLQASHRSFDEAALEGIRRSVVDSAYEVISLKGYTSWAIGYSVASLAASLLRDQRRIHPVSVLARGFHGIPAENDVFLSLPARLGRAGVLGVAEMELTEEEARRLRRSAKTLWENCQQLGL from the exons atgaagaaggcttCGTCGCTCTCGGAGCTGGGCTtcgacgccggcgacgcgtCCTCGGGCTTCTTCCGCCcggtggcggacggcggcggcgccacgcccACGGCGCACCGCCGGAGGCTGACCAAGGTCTCCGTGATCGGCGCCGGCAACGTGGGCATGGCCATCGCGCAGACCATCCTGACGCGCGACCTCGCCGACGAGATCGCGCTGGTGGACGCGCTCCCGGACAAGCTCCGCGGCGAGATGCTGGACCTGCAGCACGCGGCGGCGTTCCTGCCGCGCACGCGCCTCGTCTCCGACACGGATCTGGCCGTGACCCGGGGCTCCGACCTGGCCATCGTCACGGCCGGCGCGCGGCAGATCCCCGGGGAGTCGCGGCTCAACCTGCTGCAGCGGAACGTGGCGCTCTTCAGGAAGATCGTGCCTGCGGTGGCGGAGCACTCGCCGGAGGCGCTGCTGCTCATCGTCGCCAACCCCGTGGACGTGCTCACCTACGTGGCGTGGAAGCTGTCGGGGTTCCCGGCCAGCCGCGTCATCGGCTCCGGCACCAACCTCGACTCGTCCAGGTTCAGGTTCCTCCTCGCCGAGCACCTCGACGTCAACGCGCAGGACGTGCAG GCGTACATGGTGGGCGAGCACGGCGACAGCTCGGTAGCGGTGTGGTCGAGCGTGAGCGTGGCCGGCATGCCGGTGCTCAAGTCGCTGCAGGCGAGCCACCGCAGCTTCGAcgaggcggcgctggagggCATCCGGCGCTCCGTGGTGGACAGCGCCTACGAGGTGATCAGCCTCAAGGGCTACACGTCCTGGGCCATCGGCTACTCGGTGGCCAGCCTCGCCGCCTCGCTCCTCCGGGACCAGCGCCGCATCCACCCGGTGTCCGTCCTGGCGAGGGGGTTCCACGGCATTCCGGCGGAGAACGACGTGTTCCTCAGCCTGCCCGCCAggctcggccgcgccggcgtgctcggcgtcgcggagatggagctcaccgaggaggaggccaggaggctccgccgctccgccaaGACGCTCTGGGAGAACTGCCAGCAGCTCGGCCTATAA